The nucleotide window cttattagctgttctgttgcacaccgggagatacatatgtgatcgatggtgtgacggcccgaggtacttgatacccagtgccagtttactcgtttatccagtccagtcatccagtataggttacttgggcacccaaaactaaaagtgaacaaatttaatgaaataatgaaaagaacaagtacataataaataagattaccaataatgataaaaaaaaaaaaaattgtttgcataaaacatcaaaacatgcactgcatatttacttcctattatttctttttattttattattggcaccactaagcattattgcttagcaagttgcttttgccacgcgtaggttctggagatactaatcgagagcccagtagaccacagactgggtgagaccttctacagctctgcatagtatccgtatcacctcaccatcttctgtgcattggtaggacactaggtttcattttggtattttgtaactaatttttattttctcttgtgtaattgagacttatgtaatgtattttgatattaatgtaaatagtggaaattgtgtttatgaatggaaaattgagtatttatttattgcttatatatgaataccatgagaaatgaatgattgagaaatggaaatgttgttgaaaaatattgagattttgatgattattggagtttgagaatgattggaaatgattattggaagtgtttttcacaggttccgaagaactgttttctccatttttagccagtactctgtcggattttctataaaattttcggaacctcaaataaattataatttcaataaatgacttaaatgaattatatttcacaaattatattcaaaactatgataaaaataaattaaggaagaataaaaatgattgagataaaatagagtgttccggtacactgtgtgacatatcttactcggatatactgtagacgggtaaggggtgtcacaactacTAGTTACAAGGAGTTTAGTTGATTCAATAGTAGTAGGAGACCTTGTGGAGAAAATAGTGGCTGAAGCTTTGGAATTACTGGAAAGTGTTGCGTAAAATAAttttgagtggtcaaatgaaaggggaGATGCAAGAAGAACAGCAGGGATCCAAGAATTGGATGCCCTCAGCATGATTAATGCTCAGTTTGACCAACACACCAAAAGACTTGATAGAATGTAGGCCAATGCAATAGGAGCAAGTAACCAATTATGCGCTAGCTATGAAGAGGTCATACAACTTCAAAATGCAATCTTTACAGCGAGCTTTCCACAGAGCAACTGAAGTATGTGAACAATGGAGGGAACTTCAATCGGAGGTAGGTCAGTAATCcatattcctacacatataaccctagatggaggaaccacccaaacttCTCATGGTTTAACTCACAAAATTCTCAGAACCAACCCATAAACAAAAAGTAAGGATAtaagccaccaccaccaccaggttTCCAGAACAAAGGATAAAATTTGATGCAGCAACAACCACCACTCCCTCAACCTCAACAGGCAGAATCAAAGTTGGCTATGGAGTCCATGATGGAGAGCTTTTTAGCAGCACAACAATAGCAAAATGAGATGATCAAGCAACTAACTTCCAAAGTGGATCAACTGGCCACCCAAAATAAAATGCTTGAAAATCAAATCACTCAACATGCCAATTCTTCAAGCAAACAACGTGGAAAATTACCTAGTTAACCTCAGATGAATCCCAAAGAACATTACAAAGCTGTCAttttgaggagtgggagaacattAAAAGGACTAGAATAAAAGCAAGAATAGAAGGAAGAAACTCCTAGAAATCCTGACatttaagaagaagaagaagataagcaAGTTGAGGAAAGCAAAGAAGAGggggaaaagaagaaaaagaaactaCCAGAACCTTACTAGCCCcccttaccttttcctcagaCATTCTAGAAAGCTGAATTGcacaagcagtttgggaaattTTTAAAGGTTTTATAGAAGCTCTGTATCAATATTCCCTTTATAGAAGCGTTATCTCATATGCCCTCCTATACAAAAGTTATAAAGGAAATCCTTTCTAAGAAAAGGAGAGTGGAGGACTATGAGATAGTTGCTCTAATAGAAGAATGTAGTGCCATCCTACAGAACAAGCTACCTCCAAAATTAAAAGATCCTGGAAACTTCTCCATACCATGCTTGATTAGCAATATGAATATTGACAAAGCCTTCTATGACCTTGGAGCCAACGTGAGCCTAATGTCCTTGTCCATATGTCAAAAGCTAAATGTGGGAGAGCTGAGACCAACTACCATCTCCTTGGAATTAGTAGATAGATCTATCAAGTACCTAATTGGCATCCTAGAAAACATCCCCATCAAGGTGGAAAAATTTTTCATTCTAGTAAATTTTGTTGTCTTAGAGATGGAGGAAGATATGTAAATTCCTATAATATTGGGAAGACCTTTCTTAGCAACAGCTGGAGTAATCATAGACGTTAAAAATGGGCATCTAACTCTCAAAGTGGGGGATGAAGAGGTAGAATTCAACCTGTTCCAAGCAATGAAGCAA belongs to Hevea brasiliensis isolate MT/VB/25A 57/8 chromosome 4, ASM3005281v1, whole genome shotgun sequence and includes:
- the LOC131179462 gene encoding uncharacterized protein LOC131179462, translating into MPSYTKVIKEILSKKRRVEDYEIVALIEECSAILQNKLPPKLKDPGNFSIPCLISNMNIDKAFYDLGANVSLMSLSICQKLNVGELRPTTISLELVDRSIKPFLATAGVIIDVKNGHLTLKVGDEEVEFNLFQAMKQKSKPDECLRVNIIDMLVEE